Proteins co-encoded in one Vibrio aquimaris genomic window:
- a CDS encoding class I SAM-dependent methyltransferase, translated as MTLFRDPTHYSENSVVQKSEASYLIDKADINFASKKLLDVGSGDGKLSALMSNMGAEVTGIDISESMVNFSTHNYPNCRFFQGDAQDLTKHAINYNIITSFNCLHWISDIERVLSGIKAKLEKDGIFLGLIYPRCVGLWDAADWCENLPEYKVSSKLFVNPYCFHTKSDMENLLTQVGFTNIKLWEEERQTTFQTKEEFKGYIMGWLPHYHYYGQSFIKPWLHKYMELTDQMTNTEVTMEYKTIFFIAS; from the coding sequence ATTTCGTGATCCAACGCACTATAGTGAAAACTCTGTTGTGCAAAAAAGTGAGGCGAGTTACCTCATAGACAAAGCAGACATCAACTTCGCAAGTAAGAAGCTTCTCGATGTCGGAAGTGGAGATGGGAAGCTGTCTGCTCTAATGAGCAACATGGGTGCAGAAGTCACTGGAATTGATATATCTGAGAGTATGGTCAACTTTTCCACGCACAATTATCCAAATTGTCGCTTTTTCCAAGGTGATGCTCAAGATCTAACCAAACACGCAATAAATTACAATATTATCACTAGTTTCAATTGCTTGCACTGGATCTCGGACATAGAACGAGTACTAAGTGGCATTAAAGCAAAACTTGAAAAAGATGGCATATTTCTTGGTCTTATATACCCTAGGTGTGTTGGCCTATGGGATGCTGCCGATTGGTGTGAAAATCTACCAGAGTACAAAGTATCCTCAAAACTTTTTGTTAATCCTTATTGTTTCCATACTAAATCAGATATGGAAAATCTTCTTACTCAGGTTGGATTCACAAATATAAAGCTGTGGGAAGAAGAGAGACAAACTACTTTTCAGACCAAAGAAGAATTCAAAGGATATATAATGGGTTGGTTACCTCACTATCATTATTATGGACAGAGCTTTATTAAACCTTGGCTTCATAAATATATGGAATTAACAGATCAAATGACCAACACAGAAGTCACTATGGAATACAAAACTATCTTTTTTATCGCTTCATAA
- a CDS encoding ester cyclase, which yields MYHRDPKSKLARSFMSHVWREREHQDLDDFLIPQVLVKSPVKQSVGGQHLSEAFSVWFRGFPNLDYKETALEVLKDRVSIEWQVKGDHLGEFLGVAATGKPVLYSGTTTLVMFDQRIHAYCADVKVSSVMEQISPDPYVVKKAIGDDMYLTVNRLLQLNLTQRQIDCLALLCLRCDSRVVSSKLNIKYSTFRTHVERTLPLIGLSSSKDVFDWALSSNALEILINIALERICAKCD from the coding sequence ATGTATCACAGGGACCCTAAGAGTAAGCTGGCGCGAAGCTTTATGTCGCATGTATGGCGAGAACGTGAACATCAAGATTTAGATGACTTTCTTATCCCTCAGGTATTAGTTAAATCACCCGTTAAGCAAAGTGTAGGTGGTCAGCATCTATCAGAAGCCTTTTCAGTGTGGTTTAGAGGTTTCCCAAATCTTGATTACAAAGAGACAGCATTAGAGGTATTGAAAGATAGGGTCAGTATTGAGTGGCAAGTTAAGGGTGATCATTTAGGGGAGTTCTTGGGTGTAGCAGCGACGGGTAAGCCTGTTCTTTATTCGGGGACAACTACGCTCGTAATGTTCGATCAACGAATTCATGCGTATTGCGCTGATGTAAAAGTTTCATCTGTAATGGAACAAATATCCCCCGATCCATACGTGGTGAAAAAGGCAATTGGGGATGATATGTACTTGACCGTTAATAGGCTACTTCAATTGAATCTTACTCAGCGACAGATTGACTGTTTAGCCTTACTATGTCTTAGATGCGATAGCAGAGTTGTATCATCAAAGTTGAACATAAAATATAGTACTTTCAGAACTCATGTGGAAAGAACTCTCCCTTTAATAGGCCTTAGTTCGAGTAAAGATGTTTTTGATTGGGCTCTTTCTTCAAATGCTTTAGAAATTCTTATAAATATTGCTTTGGAAAGAATATGCGCGAAATGTGACTAG